From a region of the Mycoplasma miroungigenitalium genome:
- the rsmI gene encoding 16S rRNA (cytidine(1402)-2'-O)-methyltransferase produces MSKIYIIGTPIGNLKDITLRALETLKICDVIACEDTRVSGKLLSYYGIDKKLISYSKINEKKTAEYLIEMCLNEEINLGLVSDAGMPMVSDPGFELISLARKNNIGVELIPGVNAAISAFALSGLSSTFVFHGFPKEKKGQRQSQFESLSPDFSHIFYVSPHKLNNFLDGLETVWSDKILIFIARELTKIHETQYFGNIKDVRTQLENTSQKGEFTIVVKPVETKKIKINKYAEFSKIRN; encoded by the coding sequence ATGAGTAAAATCTATATTATTGGAACACCAATCGGCAATTTAAAAGACATAACCTTGAGAGCATTAGAAACATTAAAAATTTGCGACGTAATCGCTTGCGAAGACACTCGTGTAAGTGGCAAATTATTATCATATTATGGAATTGATAAAAAATTAATTTCTTATAGCAAAATAAACGAAAAGAAGACAGCAGAATACCTTATTGAAATGTGTTTAAACGAAGAAATTAATTTAGGTCTAGTTTCAGATGCTGGAATGCCCATGGTCAGTGACCCGGGTTTTGAATTAATTTCACTTGCGAGAAAAAATAATATTGGTGTCGAATTAATCCCCGGCGTCAATGCCGCAATATCAGCGTTTGCCTTAAGCGGTCTATCATCCACATTTGTTTTCCACGGATTTCCTAAAGAAAAAAAAGGACAAAGACAAAGCCAATTCGAATCTTTATCACCTGACTTTTCACATATCTTTTATGTCTCACCACATAAATTAAATAATTTTCTAGATGGTTTAGAAACGGTTTGGTCAGATAAAATACTAATTTTTATCGCTAGGGAATTAACCAAAATACACGAAACTCAGTACTTTGGGAATATTAAAGACGTAAGAACTCAACTGGAGAATACAAGTCAAAAAGGCGAATTCACTATTGTTGTAAAACCTGTTGAAACTAAAAAAATAAAAATTAATAAATATGCAGAATTTTCAAAAATCAGGAACTAG
- a CDS encoding toprim domain-containing protein: MKIDTLEKANEVFKKIPGISKKQAEKISSFILNQSTDFSIELVNAIQGIKDNIIYCSQCNFIRENNKCLNCDDPLKMNSLMIVESITTLIKIDEMGIFFGFYFVLPELLSVKQNNDDKYEYQQLFEFIGNHNFEEIMIVLSPSLEGEMTTTHLQKLLQKRGIKATRAAIGMPMGSNLEYLDPFTIKQAIKNRNI; this comes from the coding sequence ATGAAAATAGATACACTAGAAAAAGCTAATGAAGTTTTTAAAAAAATACCTGGAATTAGTAAAAAACAGGCCGAAAAAATCAGTTCATTTATTTTGAATCAAAGTACTGATTTTTCAATTGAATTGGTCAATGCAATCCAAGGTATTAAAGACAATATAATTTATTGTTCACAGTGCAACTTCATTCGTGAAAATAATAAATGTCTAAATTGTGATGACCCTTTGAAAATGAATTCATTAATGATAGTTGAAAGCATAACTACTTTAATCAAAATAGATGAAATGGGTATCTTTTTTGGTTTTTATTTCGTTTTACCAGAATTGTTGAGTGTTAAACAAAATAACGATGATAAATATGAATATCAACAACTTTTTGAATTTATTGGTAACCACAATTTTGAAGAAATAATGATAGTCCTCTCTCCTTCACTGGAAGGTGAAATGACTACAACTCATTTACAAAAATTATTACAAAAAAGAGGCATAAAAGCAACAAGAGCAGCAATTGGAATGCCAATGGGTTCAAATCTTGAATATCTTGACCCATTCACAATAAAACAAGCTATAAAAAACAGAAATATTTAG
- a CDS encoding DNA polymerase III subunit delta', with translation MLASNLTKIIDSSIECKKINHCYLLKTSKGVNLDDNIIYMINSFTGLNIENLDQSSLPSNIVIADASKSQGEGLKKDNIVDIFEQSNFSNFLENGLKIIVFKNIDLASHQALNTLLKTIEEPADDVVFILTTQNINQVLTTIKSRSFIINVNKQKNDMLQDEISNLGFDNDQAWLLSNVVSDISLILENKQFYEFSKINELLDALIKSFKNKISLIILLTKLNKREYHDDLVFLIECLKFILTWAWMPLDFLPKKFQSFAKKIAEAEFNYKKCFLVLDKFLNSVGTNDNLFLQAESMFVYILECYE, from the coding sequence ATGTTAGCCAGTAATTTGACCAAAATTATTGATTCTTCTATTGAATGCAAAAAAATAAATCATTGTTATTTATTAAAAACAAGTAAAGGTGTAAATCTAGATGATAATATTATTTACATGATTAACTCATTCACGGGCTTAAACATTGAAAATCTAGATCAGTCTTCTTTGCCTTCAAATATTGTTATTGCTGATGCATCAAAATCGCAAGGTGAAGGATTAAAAAAAGATAATATTGTAGATATCTTTGAACAAAGTAACTTTTCCAATTTTCTCGAAAATGGATTAAAAATAATAGTTTTTAAAAATATTGATTTAGCATCACATCAAGCTTTAAATACCCTATTAAAAACAATTGAAGAACCTGCAGATGATGTGGTATTTATTTTGACGACCCAAAATATCAATCAAGTGCTAACAACTATCAAATCGCGTTCTTTTATCATAAATGTAAATAAACAAAAAAACGATATGTTACAAGACGAAATTTCAAATCTTGGGTTTGATAACGATCAAGCCTGACTTCTATCTAATGTTGTGTCTGATATATCGTTAATCTTAGAAAATAAACAATTCTATGAATTTTCTAAAATTAATGAATTACTGGACGCTTTAATTAAATCATTTAAAAATAAAATTTCACTAATTATATTGTTGACAAAATTAAACAAACGAGAATATCATGACGATTTAGTTTTTCTAATCGAATGCTTAAAATTTATACTTACTTGGGCATGAATGCCACTTGATTTCCTTCCTAAGAAATTTCAGTCATTTGCTAAAAAAATTGCTGAAGCAGAATTCAATTACAAAAAGTGTTTTTTAGTTCTTGACAAGTTTTTAAATTCCGTTGGAACTAATGATAATTTATTTTTACAGGCAGAATCAATGTTTGTATACATATTGGAGTGTTATGAGTAA
- a CDS encoding DUF402 domain-containing protein, with product MPENKNKEMKFPLLGAIVNVQAYKYNGYLYRQWNGVKVIRNTDDHFALFIYKTRVAETEKSSWVYREPVIWFMPKHENYNALIMLKKKHNYIYVNMASKPIYEDNTIKFIDFDLDIKSYPKRELAIVDRDEFAHNSKKYEYPESLKKIIYQTLELVVDKYEKQQYFFNPKLIDYYIDVIKKDNSLPKDFRAPEPTKSRRSKKD from the coding sequence ATGCCAGAAAATAAAAACAAAGAAATGAAGTTCCCGCTCTTGGGAGCTATTGTTAATGTCCAGGCTTATAAATACAATGGTTATTTATATCGCCAGTGAAATGGGGTTAAGGTCATTAGAAATACTGATGATCATTTCGCACTCTTTATTTATAAAACAAGAGTTGCCGAAACAGAAAAAAGTTCGTGAGTTTATCGCGAACCCGTTATTTGATTCATGCCTAAACATGAGAACTATAATGCTTTAATAATGTTAAAGAAAAAACATAATTATATATATGTAAATATGGCCTCAAAACCAATTTACGAAGATAATACTATTAAATTCATTGATTTTGATTTGGATATCAAGTCGTATCCAAAACGCGAACTTGCAATTGTTGATAGGGACGAATTTGCTCATAATTCAAAGAAATATGAATATCCTGAAAGTTTAAAAAAGATTATTTATCAAACACTTGAATTAGTTGTGGATAAATATGAAAAACAACAATATTTCTTTAATCCAAAATTGATTGATTATTATATCGATGTAATTAAGAAGGATAATTCTTTACCAAAGGATTTTAGAGCTCCTGAACCCACAAAATCTCGTAGATCAAAGAAAGATTAA
- the dnaX gene encoding DNA polymerase III subunit gamma/tau encodes MVYKALYRKYRPRTFSEVKGQDHIVQTLRNIILNHKVSHAYLFAGPRGVGKTSVAKIFAATLNCGHGNDLTQICDICLNKVDQNFDIIEMDAASNNGVKEIRDLRDKIQNSPAHGKYKVYIVDEVHMLSKGAFNALLKTLEEPPAHAIFILATTDPQKIPLTILSRVQRYNFRKIPTKVITEQLQHVLADENVGFEPSALNYIARLATGGMRDALSIADQALAYGNGNIHLDDIVFAFGISSNENLINIINLLYEGNIKEVLHIFESLKSGGLDSNQFMLGLINTFKDFIIYEKTGDIKLLELLNEQELNELDIDLDFALEKSELLYKLYKDLMYADSPFQLIELNLLKMSNDTVEPVKKEKEQTSNIKTNPNDNLQKQGDEMITPLNNKDRQEDTIKTALEESREMILETNDELGDTQTINNDILNSANDFDFDDDGLISTSEITLDDELIKPHDIIVPNFSRNYASKTSFETTLTDDELKNLLLLSDMTYIKQLNDSINVLKKLSIDKVYDPYIEVLSGLTILAANDNFMLLNTNDASKLNYLNDVSHDYNFQEFIKKYLNSYKHIFLIKDRTRYKDISKALIKEINEGITTQPIPLKPIKINKAQTPTSLLFETLK; translated from the coding sequence ATGGTTTACAAGGCATTATATCGTAAATATAGACCAAGAACTTTTAGCGAAGTTAAAGGGCAAGATCATATTGTTCAAACACTTAGAAATATAATTTTAAATCACAAGGTTAGCCACGCTTATCTATTTGCAGGGCCGAGAGGTGTTGGTAAAACATCAGTTGCCAAAATCTTTGCAGCAACATTAAATTGTGGGCACGGTAATGATTTAACACAAATTTGTGATATTTGTCTTAACAAAGTTGACCAAAACTTTGACATCATCGAAATGGATGCTGCGTCAAATAATGGTGTTAAAGAAATTAGAGACCTAAGAGATAAAATCCAAAACTCGCCCGCACACGGGAAATATAAGGTTTATATAGTCGATGAAGTTCATATGCTATCCAAAGGGGCATTTAACGCATTGTTAAAAACACTTGAAGAACCGCCTGCACATGCTATATTTATTTTGGCTACTACCGATCCTCAAAAAATTCCTTTGACAATTTTGTCTAGAGTTCAAAGATACAACTTTAGAAAAATTCCTACAAAAGTAATTACAGAACAATTACAACATGTTTTAGCTGATGAAAATGTAGGATTTGAACCTAGTGCGCTAAACTATATAGCTAGACTAGCAACTGGTGGAATGAGAGATGCTTTATCAATCGCTGATCAAGCATTGGCTTATGGTAATGGAAATATTCATTTAGATGATATAGTTTTTGCGTTTGGTATTTCTTCTAACGAAAATCTAATTAATATAATTAATCTTCTTTATGAAGGCAACATTAAAGAAGTTTTACATATTTTTGAATCATTGAAATCAGGCGGATTGGATTCGAACCAATTTATGTTGGGCCTTATAAACACTTTCAAGGATTTCATTATTTATGAAAAAACAGGCGACATCAAATTGCTTGAATTACTAAATGAACAAGAATTGAATGAATTGGACATTGATTTAGATTTCGCATTAGAAAAATCAGAATTACTTTATAAGCTTTATAAAGATTTAATGTATGCCGACTCTCCATTTCAATTAATTGAATTAAATCTTTTAAAAATGTCTAATGATACTGTAGAACCAGTTAAAAAAGAAAAAGAACAGACATCTAATATTAAAACAAATCCTAATGATAATTTACAAAAACAAGGAGATGAAATGATTACGCCTTTAAACAATAAAGATAGACAAGAAGATACCATAAAAACCGCATTAGAAGAAAGCCGCGAAATGATTTTAGAAACTAACGATGAGTTAGGCGATACCCAAACTATCAATAATGATATTTTAAACTCTGCAAATGATTTTGATTTTGATGATGATGGTTTAATATCCACTTCAGAAATCACATTAGATGATGAATTAATAAAACCTCACGATATTATTGTGCCAAATTTTTCTAGAAATTATGCTTCAAAAACATCATTCGAAACCACTCTAACAGATGATGAATTAAAAAACTTATTATTACTTTCTGATATGACTTATATAAAACAATTAAATGACAGCATTAATGTTTTAAAGAAATTGTCTATTGATAAAGTGTATGACCCATATATAGAGGTTTTAAGTGGACTTACAATTCTGGCCGCCAATGATAATTTCATGTTATTAAATACGAACGATGCCTCAAAACTTAATTATTTAAACGATGTTTCACATGACTATAATTTCCAAGAATTTATTAAAAAATATTTAAATTCTTATAAACATATATTTTTGATTAAAGATAGAACAAGATATAAAGACATATCAAAAGCTTTAATCAAAGAAATTAACGAAGGAATTACAACACAACCAATTCCATTAAAACCAATAAAAATTAATAAAGCTCAAACACCAACAAGTTTACTGTTTGAAACACTAAAATAA
- the gpmI gene encoding 2,3-bisphosphoglycerate-independent phosphoglycerate mutase, producing MKKTVLIVIDGLGLGKKYEGNAFDLAKTPTLDKFLNQYPHSLIQASGEFVGLPAGQMGNSEVGHLNIGAGRVVYTGLSLINHAIKTGDFNNIEVLNKVMDDVKKSGKTLHLVGLLSDGGVHSHEDHLFALIELAHQKGLKNVSIHAIGDGRDVAPKSILNSLNRLQEICNEYSFKISSIGGRYYGMDRDKMFDRIQLHFDAIRGNTDNKFSNAVEYVNSMYGKNVTDEFLIPAASENGLFVEENDSVIFFNFRPDRARQLSHCFIGSDLFEYNCLNAVKLDNFVSMMKYEGINSQVAIEEMKVVNPIGAVIANAGLKQLRLAETQKYSHVTYFMDGGVDVVYDNSSRIMVDSLKVKTYDLAPKMSAEEITNQLIAHGLENDLVIMNYANPDMVGHTGVLNATIEAIEWLDTQLARVLEWANNNNVTLFITADHGNSEVMIDKKGGPATKHTDNPVMLVCTDKNVELSDGKLGNIAPTVLKYMGIEIPKEMTENPLI from the coding sequence ATGAAAAAGACAGTATTAATAGTAATAGACGGGTTGGGTTTAGGAAAAAAATACGAAGGTAATGCCTTCGACTTAGCTAAGACTCCAACTCTAGATAAATTTTTAAATCAATATCCTCATTCCTTAATTCAAGCCTCGGGCGAATTTGTGGGTTTGCCAGCAGGACAAATGGGGAATTCAGAAGTTGGTCATTTAAACATTGGCGCAGGTAGGGTTGTATATACTGGTTTAAGCTTAATAAATCATGCGATAAAAACTGGTGATTTTAATAATATCGAGGTTTTAAACAAGGTGATGGATGATGTCAAAAAGTCAGGTAAGACTTTGCATTTAGTTGGATTATTAAGCGACGGTGGCGTCCACTCACATGAAGATCATTTATTTGCTTTAATTGAATTAGCACATCAAAAAGGATTGAAAAATGTTTCTATTCATGCGATTGGCGATGGTCGTGATGTAGCGCCAAAATCAATACTCAATTCTTTAAATCGTCTACAAGAAATTTGTAATGAATATTCATTCAAAATTTCTTCAATCGGGGGTCGTTATTATGGTATGGACAGAGATAAAATGTTCGACCGTATTCAACTTCATTTTGATGCAATAAGAGGTAATACTGACAACAAATTTTCTAACGCAGTTGAATATGTTAACAGTATGTATGGTAAAAATGTTACTGATGAATTTTTAATTCCTGCCGCTAGTGAAAATGGGTTATTTGTTGAAGAAAACGATTCAGTTATTTTCTTCAATTTCAGACCTGACAGAGCAAGACAGTTATCTCACTGCTTTATAGGTTCGGATTTATTCGAATATAATTGTCTTAACGCGGTTAAATTAGATAATTTTGTATCTATGATGAAATACGAAGGTATTAATAGTCAAGTAGCAATCGAAGAGATGAAAGTTGTAAATCCAATTGGCGCCGTAATAGCTAATGCCGGATTAAAACAATTAAGATTAGCTGAAACTCAAAAGTACTCGCATGTCACATATTTTATGGACGGTGGTGTTGACGTCGTATATGACAATTCATCACGTATAATGGTCGATTCTTTAAAGGTCAAAACATACGATTTAGCCCCTAAAATGAGTGCTGAGGAAATTACTAACCAACTAATTGCACACGGGCTGGAAAATGATTTAGTTATCATGAATTATGCCAATCCAGATATGGTCGGTCACACTGGAGTATTGAATGCTACAATCGAAGCAATTGAATGACTTGATACTCAATTAGCTAGAGTATTAGAATGAGCTAACAACAATAATGTAACATTATTCATTACAGCTGACCATGGTAACTCTGAAGTAATGATTGACAAAAAAGGCGGACCAGCTACCAAACATACAGATAATCCCGTTATGTTAGTTTGCACTGACAAAAATGTTGAATTGTCGGATGGTAAATTAGGAAATATAGCGCCAACAGTTCTTAAATACATGGGTATTGAGATTCCGAAAGAAATGACTGAGAATCCTTTAATTTAA
- a CDS encoding Cof-type HAD-IIB family hydrolase — translation MTENKFKRVVFSDVDGTIYEYPTRIITPENKRTIINAKVEDVEFVITTGNPLFQKMKDLTREFESRYLITSNGAEIYDTHESKYLYKKTISNSALSKIMSVVEKYNGGISWNNENGFGIYKVSNNTKKFLSEFNDFNYDSEPMPKIEDIFKIEILEPVHCIEQIYKELDSMNLDIEMVFLFDFIEITAKDVSKGSAVEWMCNNIFNTELKYVMAIGDSKNDLSMLSKVGYGYAMDNASDYVKSKVSLYTSDCKQNGLSEAIIDYVYRTKNDKMKSDVLDRVNSYKEKQRKKFNY, via the coding sequence ATGACGGAAAATAAGTTTAAAAGAGTAGTTTTTAGCGATGTTGACGGCACAATTTACGAGTATCCAACACGTATCATAACTCCCGAAAATAAGAGAACAATAATTAACGCAAAGGTTGAAGATGTTGAATTTGTAATAACCACTGGCAATCCTCTTTTTCAAAAAATGAAGGATTTAACCAGAGAATTTGAATCTAGATATTTAATTACCTCAAACGGAGCTGAAATTTATGATACTCATGAATCAAAATATCTTTATAAAAAAACAATTTCTAATTCCGCGCTATCTAAAATAATGTCAGTTGTTGAAAAATATAATGGCGGAATTTCTTGAAACAACGAAAACGGATTTGGAATTTATAAAGTTTCTAATAACACTAAGAAATTTTTATCTGAGTTTAATGATTTTAATTATGACTCAGAACCTATGCCAAAGATTGAAGACATTTTTAAAATTGAAATTTTGGAACCGGTTCATTGTATTGAACAAATTTATAAAGAACTCGATTCAATGAATCTTGATATTGAAATGGTTTTCTTGTTTGATTTTATTGAAATAACTGCTAAAGATGTTTCGAAAGGGTCAGCTGTTGAATGAATGTGTAACAACATTTTTAATACAGAATTAAAATATGTTATGGCTATTGGCGACAGTAAAAATGATCTATCTATGTTATCAAAAGTAGGATATGGTTATGCCATGGATAATGCTTCAGATTATGTAAAATCTAAGGTTTCCCTTTATACTTCGGATTGTAAACAAAACGGTCTTTCCGAAGCGATTATAGATTACGTTTATAGAACAAAAAATGACAAAATGAAGTCTGATGTTTTAGATAGAGTAAATTCATACAAGGAAAAACAAAGAAAAAAATTTAATTATTAA
- a CDS encoding MBL fold metallo-hydrolase RNA specificity domain-containing protein has protein sequence MNHINIFALGGLDENGKNCYVLEYNEKIYIINAGTKVPINSQNGVDTLIPDFTYLEKNKEKIVGVFVTDVKNETFSALPWLLMHIPNLNIYTSSFNKIMIADRLSKYKIMNKDYKIISLSKMAKLGEIFVQPIELAGSMPGHIGFDFITPDGDVLFMFNFVEGNLGIYGKLDFQHLKTGFTKRKLIALVVDSGRANYSGKAVDKINLPESIKDVFMSAKDNERIIIGAYDEEMVSIHQILELAMKTNRPIITYGKTYGQLFYLMQKENPNLKLPEQIDYKMANKSDNAVVLVTGAIERLYSRFLRITDNNDVFLKLKPTDNVIMIAPPIAGLESIAAVSLDDIARITPKISDVSNKEFYRHRPARQDLIDLVNALQPQYVIPVQGLYRYLSEAAKCISKEAKIKPQNCLLLQNGKIAHFINGKLSSTKGKIKGIGDVIIDGFGIGDISTEVIAEREILGRDGAIIITSTYNSNTKKLTGRTQINIIGAISKEDKKEAEELIISTIVSLLETEEFEGLKDFQNRARHVIRKRIFKTFNKEPMIIVSLNQN, from the coding sequence ATGAATCATATTAATATTTTTGCATTAGGCGGTTTGGATGAAAATGGTAAAAACTGTTACGTTTTAGAATACAATGAAAAAATCTATATCATCAATGCCGGAACTAAAGTTCCTATCAATTCTCAAAACGGGGTTGACACATTAATTCCTGATTTTACTTATCTTGAAAAAAACAAAGAAAAAATAGTCGGGGTATTTGTAACTGATGTTAAAAACGAAACGTTTTCAGCATTACCTTGATTATTGATGCATATACCGAATCTAAACATCTATACATCATCATTCAATAAAATAATGATTGCAGATCGTCTTTCGAAATATAAAATCATGAACAAAGATTACAAGATAATTTCTTTAAGCAAGATGGCTAAATTGGGTGAAATTTTTGTTCAACCGATTGAACTTGCTGGTTCAATGCCTGGACATATTGGTTTTGATTTTATTACTCCAGATGGCGATGTGTTATTTATGTTTAACTTTGTTGAAGGGAATTTAGGTATTTATGGAAAACTGGATTTTCAACATTTAAAAACAGGCTTTACAAAACGTAAGTTAATTGCATTGGTGGTCGACTCGGGACGCGCAAACTATTCAGGGAAAGCAGTAGATAAAATCAACCTTCCAGAATCAATTAAAGATGTTTTTATGAGCGCGAAAGATAATGAAAGAATAATTATCGGTGCCTATGACGAAGAAATGGTTTCAATACATCAAATATTGGAACTAGCAATGAAAACAAACCGTCCAATAATCACTTATGGTAAGACATATGGCCAATTATTCTATCTAATGCAAAAGGAAAATCCTAATTTGAAATTGCCGGAACAAATCGATTACAAAATGGCCAACAAATCAGACAACGCAGTTGTTTTGGTCACGGGAGCTATCGAACGTCTTTACTCAAGATTTTTAAGAATTACAGACAATAATGATGTGTTCTTAAAATTAAAACCAACAGATAATGTAATTATGATTGCACCTCCAATTGCGGGACTTGAGAGTATTGCAGCAGTATCGTTAGACGACATAGCTAGAATTACACCTAAAATTTCCGATGTTTCAAATAAAGAATTCTATCGTCACCGCCCAGCAAGACAAGATTTAATTGATTTAGTTAATGCTTTACAACCGCAGTATGTCATTCCAGTTCAAGGACTTTACCGTTATTTATCAGAGGCTGCTAAATGTATTAGTAAAGAAGCTAAAATCAAACCACAAAATTGCTTGTTATTACAAAATGGAAAGATAGCGCACTTTATCAACGGCAAGTTATCTAGCACCAAAGGTAAAATTAAAGGTATCGGCGATGTTATTATTGATGGCTTTGGAATCGGAGATATTAGTACTGAAGTTATAGCAGAACGTGAAATTTTAGGTCGTGATGGAGCGATAATTATTACATCAACCTATAATTCAAATACAAAAAAATTAACAGGGCGTACACAAATTAATATCATCGGCGCAATCTCGAAAGAAGACAAAAAAGAAGCGGAAGAACTAATTATTTCAACAATTGTTAGTCTTTTAGAGACAGAAGAATTTGAAGGATTGAAAGATTTTCAAAACCGCGCTCGCCACGTAATAAGAAAAAGAATTTTCAAAACATTTAATAAAGAACCAATGATTATTGTTTCTTTAAATCAAAATTAA
- a CDS encoding YbaB/EbfC family nucleoid-associated protein, which yields MDQGMLRKMQKLQKELEQKTEEFMELTFSEEKYGLEVIATGAKKIVSIKIKDQDLLDPEDAQTLEDLMTLVINQLFTKIDEEQEKLMPQMPNGFGF from the coding sequence ATGGACCAAGGAATGTTAAGAAAAATGCAAAAATTGCAAAAAGAATTAGAACAAAAAACAGAAGAATTTATGGAATTAACTTTTAGTGAAGAAAAATATGGCCTAGAAGTTATCGCAACCGGAGCTAAAAAAATTGTTTCTATCAAAATTAAAGATCAAGATTTATTAGACCCCGAGGATGCTCAAACATTAGAAGATTTAATGACATTAGTTATTAATCAATTATTTACTAAAATTGATGAAGAACAAGAAAAATTGATGCCACAAATGCCTAATGGCTTTGGCTTCTAA
- the tmk gene encoding dTMP kinase, whose amino-acid sequence MFITFEGPDASGKTTIIIKLVEYLTLRFPNLKYLTTREPGGKDLVEAEKIRQIILDKKSVLSPVAEAMLYSTSRRIHLERVIWPALKENKLVLCDRYVDSFFAYQGYARGLGIDYVKTMTNLIIDNTMPEITIFLNITPDDSKLRMNQLRLVEEHDRLDNETDLFRQKVYEGYWKLINEDPERFIVVDANKSISDVLDELVDKLFSNKRFSQWIKESGENVSQ is encoded by the coding sequence ATGTTTATAACATTTGAGGGGCCTGACGCCAGTGGCAAAACCACAATAATCATTAAATTAGTTGAATACTTAACCTTAAGATTCCCTAATTTAAAATACCTAACAACTAGAGAACCCGGTGGTAAGGATTTAGTGGAAGCCGAAAAAATTAGACAAATAATTTTAGATAAAAAATCAGTATTAAGCCCTGTCGCTGAAGCTATGTTATATTCTACAAGTCGTAGAATTCACTTAGAAAGAGTTATTTGACCAGCATTAAAAGAAAATAAGCTTGTGTTGTGTGATAGATATGTAGATAGTTTTTTTGCATATCAAGGATACGCAAGAGGCCTAGGTATCGATTATGTTAAAACAATGACTAATCTCATTATTGATAACACCATGCCAGAAATCACTATTTTCTTAAATATAACCCCCGATGATTCTAAATTAAGAATGAACCAATTGCGTTTAGTTGAAGAACATGATCGTTTAGACAATGAAACAGATTTATTTAGACAAAAAGTTTATGAAGGGTATTGAAAATTAATTAATGAAGATCCCGAAAGATTTATAGTTGTTGATGCAAATAAATCTATTAGCGATGTACTGGACGAATTAGTTGATAAATTATTTAGTAATAAAAGATTTAGCCAATGAATAAAAGAATCAGGTGAAAATGTTAGCCAGTAA